A genomic region of bacterium contains the following coding sequences:
- the trxA gene encoding thioredoxin has protein sequence MPFEINDFHKEVIEASLQIPVLVDFWAEWCGPCRVIGPVLERLAGESDGKWKLVKLNVEQHQDVAAQFGIQSIPAVKLFDKGRVINEFVGALPEPMIRQWLKDNLPSEEKTLLQHASRLLEEGNHDQAKTVLETLATARIPEAQILLAKLLVFDEPERAAEIIKDCDENAPMYDVVQNIRFITSLLMTEISTFPESSIKEGLIRGLNALRKKDFEAALEVLVQTIIIDKTYFNEAARKACIGIFQFLGDDHPITLAWRPRFGMALY, from the coding sequence ATGCCTTTCGAAATCAACGATTTTCATAAGGAAGTCATTGAAGCAAGTTTACAGATTCCGGTTTTGGTTGATTTTTGGGCGGAATGGTGCGGACCGTGCCGCGTAATTGGACCTGTTTTAGAGCGATTGGCCGGTGAGTCAGATGGAAAATGGAAACTCGTAAAACTGAACGTAGAACAGCATCAGGATGTTGCGGCCCAATTTGGCATTCAAAGTATTCCGGCCGTTAAGCTTTTCGATAAAGGCCGCGTGATCAACGAATTTGTTGGAGCGCTACCGGAACCGATGATTCGCCAATGGCTTAAAGATAATCTTCCATCAGAAGAAAAAACATTGCTGCAACACGCCTCCCGGTTACTCGAAGAGGGCAATCACGATCAGGCGAAAACCGTTCTCGAAACTTTAGCGACGGCAAGGATCCCTGAAGCGCAAATCCTTTTGGCAAAGCTTTTGGTCTTCGACGAACCGGAACGTGCCGCAGAAATCATCAAAGATTGTGATGAAAACGCTCCGATGTATGATGTCGTACAAAATATCCGTTTCATAACTTCTTTGTTGATGACGGAAATTTCAACTTTCCCTGAAAGTTCGATAAAGGAAGGATTGATACGCGGATTAAACGCACTACGAAAAAAAGATTTTGAGGCAGCACTCGAAGTCTTAGTCCAGACGATCATCATTGACAAAACTTACTTCAATGAAGCGGCACGTAAAGCTTGCATTGGCATTTTTCAATTCTTAGGAGACGACCACCCTATCACGCTCGCATGGCGGCCGCGATTTGGCATGGCTTTATACTAA